In Chitinophaga oryzae, the sequence TGCACCGGAAGAAATAGCACTGTCTATCATCAGCGAGGTGAAGGCCGTCATGGCCGGCGCTGCGGGTGATTCGCTGCGTAACAATCCCGCCGCTATCCACCAGCGCGCCCGTCAACAAATCACTCAACAACAACTGTGATGCGCCGCACAGGTATCGTCATCCTCGCCGCCGGCGCCTCCCGCCGCCTGGGAATGCCCAAGCAGCAGGTACGCTTCCGGCAGCAAAGCCTGCTGCAACGTATCCTTCATACCGCGCAACACACCACCGCACGTCCTATAGTAGTCGTACTGGGCGCTTTCGCCGACACCATCCTGCCCGACACGCAGGATAGTGAAGCCGCCGTAGTGATCAATGCCAACTGGGAAAACGGTATGGGCAGTTCTGTACAAACAGGGGTACAGGAGATATTACGTATAGACAACACCGTTAGTGATATCATGGTCCTGCTATGTGATCAGCCTTTTATTACCCCTGCCCTGCTCGGGAAACTGATGGATACGCATTACCAGGAAAACAAAGGCATCACTGCCTGCGCCTACGGCGGCACAAAAGGTACGCCAGTTATCTTC encodes:
- a CDS encoding nucleotidyltransferase family protein, whose translation is MRRTGIVILAAGASRRLGMPKQQVRFRQQSLLQRILHTAQHTTARPIVVVLGAFADTILPDTQDSEAAVVINANWENGMGSSVQTGVQEILRIDNTVSDIMVLLCDQPFITPALLGKLMDTHYQENKGITACAYGGTKGTPVIFHQKYFSRLITLDGQEGAKKIIQQHPDDLATVPFPEGIIDIDTPGDLELLR